In the genome of Raphanus sativus cultivar WK10039 chromosome 4, ASM80110v3, whole genome shotgun sequence, one region contains:
- the LOC108851750 gene encoding AIG2-like protein C, which yields MSILSEKAGHDLFVYGSLQDPQVVNVLLNRVPDHASAVLSGFHRFRIKNRLYPTILPDSTGEVTGKVLKGITDDERKLLDDFEDVEYDRKAVEVVLTDTSEKLQVGTYVWKNKDDPDLYGEWDFEEWKRGDREAFVTATKKFVEERKLPEAKTRIDTFKTFFKQDDIEDGRPLDS from the exons ATGAGTATCTTATCAGAGAAAGCTGGTCATGATCTCTTTGTCTACGGCAGTCTCCAGGATCCCCAAGTCGTTAACGTGCTTCTTAATCGTGTCCCTGACCATGCCTCAGCCGTGCTCTCCGGCTT tCACAGGTTTAGAATCAAGAATCGTCTTTATCCAACCATTCTACCGGACAGTACCGGAGAAGTCACCGGAAAG GTGCTAAAGGGCATAACAGATGATGAGCGTAAGTTGTTAGATGATTTCGAGGATGTTGAATATGACAGAAAGGCTGTTGAAGTTGTGCTGACG GATACTTCAGAGAAGCTACAAGTGGGAACTTATGTATGGAAGAACAAAGATGATCCTGATCTTTATGGAGAATGGGACTTTGAG GAATGGAAACGAGGTGACAGGGAAGCTTTCGTAACCGCCACAAAGAAGTTTGTGGAAGAGAGAAAATTACCAGAAGCAAAGACTAGGATCGACACATTTAAAACGTTCTTTAAGCAGGATGATATTGAGGATGGGAGACCTCTGGATTCGTGA
- the LOC108853606 gene encoding protein SMALL AUXIN UP-REGULATED RNA 51-like codes for MSSSVTAMEAKKSNKIRDIVKLQQILKKWRKVAQASKQANNNKINNEEDINNSINKTGSGSTGSKSIKFLKRTLSFTDVTAVPKGYLAVSVGKEEKRYKIPTDYLSHQAFHALLREAEEEFGFQQAGVLKIPCEVAVFESILKIMEDNKTDKYLTTQECRFNATTDEVITYRHPSDCPRTPSHQPHSPMCR; via the coding sequence ATGTCTTCTTCTGTTACAGCCATGGAAGCCAAGAAGTCAAACAAAATCAGAGACATCGTAAAGCTTCAACAGATCCTCAAGAAATGGAGAAAGGTCGCTCAAGCATCCAAACAAGCCAACAACAACAAGATTAACAACGAAGAGGACATCAACAACAGCATCAACAAAACTGGAAGTGGCAGTACTGGAAGTAAGAGCATCAAGTTTCTGAAGAGGACACTATCCTTCACAGATGTAACAGCTGTGCCTAAAGGCTACTTAGCTGTCTCTGTGGGGAAAGAGGAGAAGAGATACAAGATACCAACAGACTACCTTAGCCACCAAGCTTTCCACGCACTGTTGCGTGAAGCAGAAGAAGAGTTTGGGTTTCAGCAAGCTGGTGTGCTGAAGATACCTTGTGAAGTTGCTGTGTTTGAGAGCATTTTGAAGATAATGGAGGACAACAAGACTGATAAGTACCTGACCACACAGGAGTGCAGGTTTAATGCAACGACTGATGAAGTGATAACTTACCGTCATCCTTCGGATTGCCCTAGGACTCCTTCTCATCAACCTCACAGTCCAATGTGCAGATAG
- the LOC108851715 gene encoding proteasome subunit beta type-6, translated as MDLNLDAPHSMGTTIIGVTYNGGVVLGADSRTSTGMYVANRASDKITQLTDNVYVCRSGSAADSQVVSDYVRYFLHQHTIQLGQPATVKVSANLIRMLAYNNKNMLQTGLIVGGWDKYEGGKIYGIPLGGTVVEQPFAIGGSGSSYLYGFFDQAWKENMTKEEAEQLVVKAVSLAIARDGASGGVVRTVIINSEGVTRNFYPGDKLQLWHEELEPQNSLLDILNSAGPEPMAI; from the exons ATGGATCTAAATCTGGATGCGCCGCACTCTATGGGGACGACAATCATCGGCGTCACTTACAATGGAGGTGTCGTTCTCGGAGCTGACTCACGTACCAGCACCG GGATGTACGTAGCGAATCGGGCTTCAGACAAGATCACGCAACTCACAGACAATGTCTACGTCTGTCGTTCCGGTTCG GCTGCTGATTCTCAAGTTGTCTCTGACTATGTTCGCTACTTCCTTCACCAGCACAC GATTCAGCTGGGTCAGCCTGCAACCGTGAAGGTTTCTGCCAACCTTATCAGGATGCTCGCATACAATAACAAG AACATGCTACAAACCGGTCTCATTGTTGGTGGGTGGGACAAATACGAAGGTGGGAAGATCTATGGGATTCCTCTTGGTGGAACTGTAGTGGAGCAACCCTTTGCTATTGGAG GCTCTGGCTCGAGTTACCTCTATGGTTTCTTTGATCAGGCGTGGAAAGAAAACATGAccaaagaagaagctgaa CAACTTGTTGTGAAGGCGGTTTCACTAGCTATCGCCCGTGATGGAGCCAGTGGAGGGGTTGTACGGACCGTCATT ATAAACTCAGAGGGAGTGACACGAAACTTCTACCCTGGGGATAAGTTGCAGCTTTGGCACGAGGAATTGGAGCCCCAGAACTCCCTGTTAGACATCTTGAACTCTGCTGGTCCCGAGCCAATGGCCATATGA
- the LOC108855728 gene encoding U-box domain-containing protein 35, producing the protein MARNRKDKDGGFCTEGLVAVAIDKDKSSQNALKWAVDNLLQKGQTILLLHVKPRASSVSTTPSSSTNPNSSKTSQTNGDSSVVTVEPDGSYKQLFLPFRCLCSRKEIQCKDVLLEDSDVGKALVEYANQVIIEVLVVGASSKGGFLRFNKPTDIPVIITKTAPDFCTVYVITKGKLSTKKPASRAAPSVSPLLIEIQQSNSRPQHPRLPSPATTNTRGSFRQSFDSQRRSLDDQSDSLRPPVTRRGLNGRSSYGDLSNLSIPDADISLISSGRPSTDRNSLSLFDNADQNRTPPPRLSNFSDIDRGSFESITYGQGTLDISSPPASSRDSFENERFSSASPRGEDVEAEMRRLKLELKQTMEMYSSACKEALTSKRKASELQRWKLEEERKYEEAKLAEEAALAIAEKEKAKSKAALEAAEAAQRIAEMESKKRISAEMKVLKETEEKKKAVDALAHADVRYRKYTIEEIEDATEYFDEKYKIGEGGYGPVYKCYLDQTPVAVKALHPDAAQGMSQFKQEVEVLSCMRHPHMVLLLGACSEGGCLVYEFMSNGSLEDRLFQQGDSPPLSWQTRFRIAAEIGTVLLYLHQTKPEPLVHRDLTPANILLDRNFVSKVADVGLARLVPPSVANTVTQYRMTSTAGTFCYIDPEYQQTGMLGVKSDIYSLGIMFLQMITGKPPMGLTRYIESALEKGNLKDVLDPSVSDWPVEDTTEFAKLALKCAEIRRKDRPDLSKVILPELNRLRALGEESSQSAVVINSPGPSPTVSQTSSPKL; encoded by the exons ATGGCAAGGAACAGGAAGGATAAAGATGGAGGATTTTGCACGGAAGGTTTGGTTGCTGTGGCGATAGACAAAGACAAGAGCAGCCAAAATGCTCTTAAATGGGCTGTTGATAATCTGTTACAGAAAGGCCAAACCATCCTTCTTCTCCACGTCAAGCCTCGTGCTTCCTCTGTCTCAACAACCCCTTCTTCTTCTACTAACCCAAACTCTTCTA agaCAAGCCAAACAAATGGTGATTCTTCAGTGGTGACTGTAGAACCAGACGGCTCTTACAAACAGTTGTTCCTTCCCTTCCGTTGCCTCTGTTCACGCAAAGAA ATACAATGCAAAGATGTGTTGTTGGAGGATTCAGATGTgggaaaagctttagttgaataTGCCAATCAGGTCATCATTGAGGTATTGGTGGTTGGTGCTTCCTCAAAAGGAGGCTTTCTCAG GTTCAACAAACCTACGGATATTCCAGTAATCATCACAAAGACTGCACCTGATTTCTGCACTGTTTATGTCATAACCAAAGGAAAGCTTTCAACAAAGAAACCAGCCTCTCGTGCTGCACCCTCTGTTTCTCCATTGCTCATCGAGATTCAACAGAGTAACTCAAGGCCACAGCATCCACGCTTGCCTTCTCCTGCAACTACTAACACAAGAGGTTCATTT AGACAATCATTCGACTCTCAACGCAGGTCCCTTGACGATCAATCTGACTCCTTAAG GCCACCCGTCACTAGAAGAGGCCTGAATGGGAGATCATCATACGGAGATCTATCAAATCTATCAATTCCAGATGCTGACATATCCTTGATCAGCTCTGGAAGACCAAGTACTGACCGTAACTCCCTTTCCTTGTTTGACAATGCTGATCAAAACCGGACTCCTCCTCCAAGGCTATCAAATTTCTCCGACATTGACCGTGGTAGCTTCGAGTCAATTACCTACGGACAGGGGACGTTGGATATAAGCTCACCACCTGCTTCCTCAAGAGACTCATTTGAGAACGAAAGGTTTTCATCTGCTTCACCAAGAGGG GAGGATGTAGAGGCTGAGATGAGGAGGCTTAAGCTGGAGTTGAAACAAACGATGGAAATGTACAGTTCAGCTTGCAAGGAAGCGCTCACATCAAAACGGAAG GCATCTGAGCTTCAACGCTGGAAGCTAGAAGAAGAACGGAAATACGAAGAGGCAAAGCTAGCAGAGGAAGCTGCGTTAGCCATTGCAGAGAAGGAGAAAGCAAAGTCTAAAGCAGCATTGGAAGCAGCTGAAGCAGCACAAAGGATTGCTGAAATGGAGTCCAAAAAGAGGATCAGTGCAGAAATGAAAGTTCTCAAGGAGACtgaggagaaaaaaaaagccgTGGATGCTTTGGCGCATGCAGATGTCAGATACAGGAAGTACACCATCGAGGAGATTGAGGATGCAACAGAGTACTTTGATGAGAAGTACAAGATAGGAGAAGGCGGTTATGGACCTGTCTACAAGTGTTATCTGGATCAGACACCTGTGGCTGTGAAAGCTTTGCACCCAGATGCAGCTCAAGGCATGTCACAGTTTAAGCAAGAG GTTGAAGTGTTAAGCTGCATGAGGCACCCTCATATGGTTCTTCTGCTTGGAGCCTGCTCAGAAGGTGGTTGCTTAGTATATGAGTTTATGTCCAATGGGAGCTTAGAAGACCGTCTTTTCCAACAAGGAGACAGCCCACCGCTCTCTTGGCAAACGAGGTTCAGAATCGCTGCAGAGATCGGCACTGTACTGTTGTACCTTCACCAGACTAAGCCAGAACCACTGGTTCACCGTGATCTCACGCCGGCAAACATCTTACTAGACCGTAACTTTGTCAGCAAGGTTGCTGATGTTGGCCTGGCTAGGCTGGTCCCTCCATCGGTTGCAAACACCGTGACACAATACCGCATGACATCAACTGCTGGCACGTTCTGCTACATCGATCCAGAGTATCAGCAGACAGGTATGCTGGGTGTGAAATCTGACATTTATTCACTCGGCATTATGTTTCTGCAGATGATAACAGGAAAACCACCAATGGGTCTAACTCGTTACATTGAAAGTGCCCTCGAGAAGGGGAATTTGAAAGATGTGCTTGATCCATCTGTCTCTGATTGGCCTGTTGAAGATACCACAGAGTTTGCCAAGTTGGCTCTCAAGTGTGCAGAGATAAGACGAAAAGACCGACCTGATCTTTCCAAAGTTATATTGCCAGAGCTCAACAGATTAAGAGCACTTGGTGAAGAATCAAGCCAGTCTGCAGTAGTCATCAACAGCCCCGGACCAAGCCCCACCGTTAGTCAAACTTCTTCCCCCAAGTTGTAA
- the LOC108852868 gene encoding flowering-promoting factor 1-like protein 1, translating into MSGVWVFNKNGVMRLVENPYNQSAGDSSESSSSSGSQQRLRRKILVHLPTNEVVCSYGSLERILKGLGWERYYNEDNVDHLLQFHKRTSIDLISLPRDFSKFNSINMYDIVVKNPNVFHVRDM; encoded by the coding sequence ATGTCTGGTGTGTGGGTGTTCAACAAGAACGGAGTGATGAGGCTGGTTGAGAATCCTTACAACCAATCCGCAGGAGATTCCTCAGAGTCTTCCTCCTCCAGTGGTAGCCAGCAGAGGCTGAGAAGGAAGATCCTTGTCCATCTTCCGACCAACGAGGTTGTATGTTCGTACGGATCGCTTGAGAGGATCTTGAAGGGTCTCGGATGGGAGAGGTACTACAATGAAGACAACGTGGATCATCTCCTCCAGTTCCACAAGAGAACATCGATCGATCTCATATCCCTCCCCCGCGACTTCTCAAAGTTTAACTCTATCAATATGTATGATATCGTGGTCAAGAACCCTAACGTCTTCCATGTCCGAGACATGTAG
- the LOC108851962 gene encoding uncharacterized protein LOC108851962 encodes MEWRECYLDVILVPPGLMVYAAYHIYLWYKLRTQPLTTTIGTNARARRFWVASIIKDNEKKNILAVQTLRNCIMGSTLMATTSILLSAGLAAVISSTYAVKKPLNDAVYGAHGEFMVALKYVTILTIFLFSFFSHSLSIRFINQVNILINTPFPPEELEDEEMMITQEEYVGELLERGFVLNTVGNRLFYAALPLMLWIFGPVLVFLCSVMMVPLLYNLDFFFFGRQSRKIDGKTSCGLTV; translated from the exons ATGGAGTGGAGAGAGTGTTATTTAGATGTGATCTTGGTGCCGCCAGGGCTAATGGTATATGCTGCTTACCATATTTACTTGTGGTACAAGTTACGTACACAGCCTCTCACCACCACCATCGGTACCAACGCTAGAGCTCGCCGTTTCTGGGTCGCTTCCATCATCAAG gACAACGAGAAGAAGAACATCTTGGCCGTTCAAACGCTAAGAAACTGCATAATGGGATCAACATTAATGGCCACAACGTCGATCCTTCTCTCCGCGGGTCTAGCTGCCGTTATAAGCAGCACATACGCAGTGAAGAAGCCTCTAAACGACGCCGTTTACGGAGCTCACGGGGAGTTCATGGTGGCTCTCAAGTATGTCACGATTCTCAccatcttcctcttctccttcttctctcacTCTCTTTCGATCCGATTCATCAACCAAGTCAACATCCTCATCAACACTCCCTTTCCTCCGGAGGAGCTGGAGGATGAGGAGATGATGATAACGCAGGAGGAGTACGTGGGGGAGTTGCTAGAGAGAGGGTTTGTTTTGAACACGGTGGGGAACCGGTTGTTTTATGCGGCGTTGCCTTTGATGCTTTGGATATTTGGACCGGTGCTTGTGTTCTTGTGTTCGGTCATGATGGTTCCTCTTCTTTATAACCTcgattttttcttctttggtaGACAAAGCAGAAAAATCGATGGAAAAACAAGTTGTGGATTAACTGTGTAG
- the LOC108852426 gene encoding fasciclin-like arabinogalactan protein 5, translating to MGLNASFSLLSLTLLLLFSTLVTADNITHAFEKYSNFSTMSDLFTSTKLTTLISKYQTITLLAVNNSAIGSITNKSAIELKNILMTHVILDYYDELKLKGMKETSMMLTTLYQTTGLGEEMNGFLNCTKSKGRVYFGSGVKGSPLNAEYVTTLYHNPFNLSIIQISMPIVAPGLSLAVLPPPPPPVPLAPAPAPSPAPAPSPMHAAMAPGPSPISGATPSAPAPGPGDEDNVSDSNDPKLTPEAETPEAETPEVDSPAPTPSADNEKIEAADKAGKTSSACKARFSFEVVLLLVLFVSSAWF from the coding sequence ATGGGTCTCAACGCCTCCTTTTCTCTCCTCTCGCTAACCCTCTTACTCCTCTTCTCTACCCTTGTTACAGCCGATAACATCACACACGCGTTTGAGAAATACTCCAATTTCAGCACAATGAGTGACCTCTTCACCAGTACCAAGCTCACTACACTCATAAGCAAATACCAAACCATAACCCTACTCGCTGTTAACAACAGCGCCATCGGTTCTATCACTAACAAATCCGCCATTGAGCTCAAGAACATCCTCATGACTCATGTCATTCTTGACTACTACGACGAGCTCAAGCTCAAGGGGATGAAGGAGACGAGCATGATGCTCACTACCTTGTACCAAACAACCGGTTTGGGTGAAGAGATGAACGGTTTCCTCAACTGTACCAAATCTAAAGGAAGAGTTTACTTTGGATCCGGAGTAAAGGGCTCGCCTCTAAACGCTGAGTATGTTACCACGTTGTATCACAACCCTTTTAACCTGTCTATAATCCAGATTAGCATGCCCATTGTGGCTCCTGGACTCAGCTTAGCAGTTCTcccacctccaccaccacccGTTCCTTTGGCTCCAGCTCCAGCTCCGTCTCCGGCTCCGGCTCCATCTCCTATGCATGCTGCAATGGCtccaggtccatctcccatcagTGGTGCAACCCCTTCAGCTCCAGCTCCTGGACCAGGGGATGAAGACAATGTCTCAGATAGTAATGATCCAAAACTTACACCTGAAGCAGAGACACCTGAAGCAGAGACACCTGAAGTTGATTCTCCTGCACCTACTCCAAGCGCTGATAATGAGAAGATTGAAGCTGCTGATAAGGCTGGGAAGACCTCTTCTGCTTGTAAGGCACGTTTTAGCTTTGAAGTTGTTCTCTTGCTAGTATTGTTTGTTAGCTCTgcttggttttaa